The Flavobacteriales bacterium genomic sequence GAGAAGAAATTAATCCACATCACTCAGAAGCCGGTTGTTGAACGTATAGCGGAAGCACTCCTGATCCTAAAAGAGAAATTCGGTCTGAAGGAAGACGGGAAGACCCTAGACGTCATTCTCACGCGAAGGGAGATTGGAGATCTGGCCGGTGTGACCACCGAGACGACCATCCGAACCTTGTCCGAGCTTAACAAAAAGCATGTCCTCCTGCTGAATGGCAAACGGATAGAACTTGTGGATATACCTAACCTGCTCAGACTTGCCAACCTGTGTGATTGACGGGTTCTGTATCCTGCTTCCTTTTCTCATCGCAGCCTGGTATCATAAGCCTATATGATGCCGGTCATAGCCTGTCCATAAGCACCGGGTTATATTTGATCACCTAGAATGGGTTGTTCAACGCTAACACTTTATATACCCTGCAGGCATGTTGTTATCATCAATACTGGTATCTGTTTTGGAAAAATTCATGTCAGGTGATCATCTCCTGACAACCCAAACATATGAACCTGGGCAACCTCTTTTCATGGAGGGGGATCCCATGAGGGGCGTGTACTACGTGATGGGGCAGAATGTCAGGATTTTCAGACACGACGAAAAAGGCAACAACATCTTTTTGTTCCTGACCAGCGAATTGGTTGGTCTCACATCTTTTTTCCGGAATGAGAAGAAATATGCTTGTTCCGCGTTCGCCGGAACGCAGGGGTGTCGGGCGGTATTCCTTTCAAAAGAGGTGTTTTCCGAGCTGATGGATCGTCATCCGGAAGTAAGGCATGAGCTAATCAAAATGCTGTGCGCCCGGATAGGGCTGATCGAAGTCAGAACCAAAAACATCTTGCATAAATCCGTTGACCTGAGGTTGACAGAGACACTTGCATCCTTGGCGCAAACCGAGATAGAAGAAAGGCAAGTGGAAACGCTTCGTAACATCACCCTTAGGTATAGTACGAAGGAGTTGGCTAAAATAATGGGCATCTCCATCAACTACCTGAGGAAGCGCCTGAAGGAGCTGAAGGATACCGGTTTGATAGATTATGGAAAGAACTGGTTGCTCATCAAAGACCTTCAAACGCTAAGCTATAGCATAAAAAATGAGTGAGGTCCCATCTAAGCGACCTCACCCCATGCAATGATGCTTTCCCCTGCTGAATTTCGGTTTAACTCGGAAGCTCCACTATATAAAGGCGATGGCCCTGTTCTTTTGGCCATGCCGTTATTGTTTTTGCCACGAAGACACGAAGGCACCAAGATCCAAAGCATGTATTCATAGCTCATTTTATGACGGGCCAATGTGTCTTTGCGCCTTCGTGGCAATTTTTAAAACGCTCTGCATTTATTCAAACAAATTCATCTTCCCGGGTAAGGAGTATTCTTCAGTGGTTTCCCGACTTCTTGCCAAAGTAATAGCTGCTCGAGTTACGAATGGATTTCCGGCTCCAGTTCCATATCACCAGTTGATACCTTCTCCAGATATAGTCGATGGGAGCGACCAGGAAGTGAATGAACCGGGTGAAGGGAATAATGGCAATGATGAAGAACGCAGAAAAGATGTGTATCTGAACCGACCACGGCATTACACTCACCGCGTTGATGTCGGGATTGAATGCCAATACCGATCGCAGATAGGGTGTGAGCACGGCGGCAAACCATGATGAACCCCATCGATTGAAATAGGCAACGCCAAGTCCCGAAATGATCTGTGTAAGCAGGGTGACATAAACCAGCATGTCCATTTTATTTGTCACCACAAGAACACGATCGCTGCCAAGACGTCTTTTAATCAGCAATACCAGGCCGATAAGTGCTGATAATCCGAATACAAATGCGGTTGTTTCAAGGATCACCAACCTCACTGGTGATCCGTTCCATGCAAGGACGGAGGAAGGAAACAGAAATGCAATCAGGTGACCGAAAAACAACACCAGCAGGCCCCAGTGAAAAGGTTGACTGCCCCAGAACAATTTTTTCCTTTCAAGAAACTCTGATGAAAGTGAGGATACTTGGAAGCCCCTGTTGCGGTATCGATATACTGAACCTATCAGAAATATGACCAATGACAGATAGGGAAATATGGCAAAGAGAATGTAATTCAGCATCCCGATGTTGTTGGTCAATCCATACCACAGGAGATATACCGCTGAAATTGCTGCGCCGGCCATGATGAGGAAAACTCCCGGATAGTCAGTCTTTGAAGGTTGTGCAGCTGTTCCAAAATCAGTGATCGTGCGCCTCGCTTTCAGAATGGCATTGGCGGAAGCGTATACGATGACCAGTATGACGAGAAATACAAAACTGAGTATAGCGTCATGTAGATAGGTTGATAGCAACGTCATGGCTTTTCGGTTTTAATGGGTCTATGTGAAGTAAATGAACAGGTGCCGCAGGTACTTGCTACTGGCTGGTGGAGTACCTC encodes the following:
- the narI gene encoding respiratory nitrate reductase subunit gamma, whose translation is MTLLSTYLHDAILSFVFLVILVIVYASANAILKARRTITDFGTAAQPSKTDYPGVFLIMAGAAISAVYLLWYGLTNNIGMLNYILFAIFPYLSLVIFLIGSVYRYRNRGFQVSSLSSEFLERKKLFWGSQPFHWGLLVLFFGHLIAFLFPSSVLAWNGSPVRLVILETTAFVFGLSALIGLVLLIKRRLGSDRVLVVTNKMDMLVYVTLLTQIISGLGVAYFNRWGSSWFAAVLTPYLRSVLAFNPDINAVSVMPWSVQIHIFSAFFIIAIIPFTRFIHFLVAPIDYIWRRYQLVIWNWSRKSIRNSSSYYFGKKSGNH
- a CDS encoding Crp/Fnr family transcriptional regulator, which produces MEGDPMRGVYYVMGQNVRIFRHDEKGNNIFLFLTSELVGLTSFFRNEKKYACSAFAGTQGCRAVFLSKEVFSELMDRHPEVRHELIKMLCARIGLIEVRTKNILHKSVDLRLTETLASLAQTEIEERQVETLRNITLRYSTKELAKIMGISINYLRKRLKELKDTGLIDYGKNWLLIKDLQTLSYSIKNE